Proteins from one Monodelphis domestica isolate mMonDom1 chromosome 6, mMonDom1.pri, whole genome shotgun sequence genomic window:
- the CCNA2 gene encoding cyclin-A2 codes for MLGHPAAGAAGSQPQPPRLARTASPDENQENIQPDKRGGGAEPARTRTVLGVLRANVRAPAPGPAPGLGPAAGLAPHKSKNRRVAAPLRDVPLHDEPGIVPAWNAPSKQPAFTIHVDEPEGETGKKLPGPKKGESEDLLGFNSAVSLPERKPLGPLDYPMDGSFESPLTMDMSVVLEPEERPPNVNEVPDYHEDIYLYLREMEVKCKPKAGYMKKQPDITNSMRAILVDWLVEVGEEYKLQNETLHLAVNYIDRFLSAMSVLRGKLQLVGTAAMLLASKFEEIYPPEVAEFVYITDDTYNKKQVLRMEHLVLKVLAFDLAAPTINQFLTQYFLHQQQANSKVESLAMFLGELSLIDADPYLKYLPSVTAGAAFHIALYTITGKSWPESLIQKTGYTLETLKPCLMDLHQTYLRAPHHLQQSIREKYKTAKYHGVSLINPPETLNL; via the exons ATGCTGGGGCACCCGGCGGCCGGCGCGGCGGGGTCGCAGCCGCAGCCACCCAGGCTGGCCCGGACCGCCAGCCCCgatgagaaccaggagaacattcagCCTGACAAGCGCGGCGGCGGCGCCGAGCCCGCCCGAACGCGCACTGTGCTGGGCGTGCTGCGGGCCAACGTGCGCGCTCCGGCCCCGGGCCCAGCTCCTGGCCTTGGTCCCGCCGCGGGCCTGGCGCCGCACAAGTCCAAGAACCGGCGG GTTGCCGCTCCTCTCAGAGATGTGCCCCTTCATGATGAGCCGGGCATCGTCCCAGCCTGGAATGCCCCCAGCAAGCAGCCTGCCTTCACCATTCACGTGGATGAACCCGAAGGGGAGACCGGGAAGAAGCTTCCCGGCCCCAAGAAGGGGGAGTCGGAGGATCTGTTGGGCTTCAATTCAGCCGTTTCACTGCCGGAGAGGAAACCTCTGGGGCCCCTGGATTACCCCATGGATGGCAGTTTTG AGTCCCCCCTCACTATGGACATGTCCGTGGTGCTCGAGCCCGAGGAAAGGCCGCCCAACGTCAACGAGGTCCCGGACTACCACGAGGACATCTACCTGTACCTCCGGGAGATGGAG GTGAAGTGCAAGCCCAAAGCGGGCTACATGAAGAAGCAGCCCGACATCACCAACAGCATGCGGGCCATCTTGGTGGATTGGCTGGTCGAGGTGGGCGAGGAGTACAAGCTCCAGAATGAGACTCTGCACCTGGCCGTGAACTACATCGACCGCTTCCTGTCCGCCATGTCCGTGCTGCGGGGGAAGCTGCAGCTGGTGGGCACGGCCGCCATGCTCCTGGCCTC AAAGTTTGAAGAAATCTACCCCCCGGAGGTGGCCGAGTTTGTGTACATCACCGACGACACGTACAACAAAAAGCAGGTCCTGAGGATGGAGCATCTGGTGCTCAAAGTGCTGGCCTTTGACCTCGCCGCCCCCACCATCAACCAGTTCCTCACCCAGTACTTCCTCCATCAGCAGCAGGCCAACTCCAAGGTGGAGAGCCTGGCCATG TTTCTGGGAGAGCTAAGTTTAATCGACGCCGACCCGTACCTGAAGTACTTGCCATCCGTTACTGCAGGAGCCGCCTTCCACATAGCACTGTACACCATCACTGGGAAGAGCTGG CCCGAGTCATTAATCCAGAAAACGGGCTACACCTTGGAAACGTTGAAGCCGTGCCTCATGGACCTGCACCAGACCTACCTCAGAGCACCACACCATTTGCAACAGTCTATACGAGAAAAGTACAAGACGGCAAA GTACCACGGTGTATCCCTCATTAACCCTCCGGAGACGCTCAACTTGTAG